The genomic stretch GGCGTGTTCGAAAGACTCAGCGACCGCCTGCGCGGCCCGCATTTCTACGAGCCCTTCCATCAGCGCCTGTTCGAGGCGATCGAGGACCATATCCGCCAGGGCATGCTGGCCGAACCGACGATCCTGATGGAGCGGTTCAAACAGGATCCGGCCTTCCAGGAATTCGGCGGCCTGCGCTATTTCGCCGATCTGGTCGACCGCGCCCCACCGGCCGCCAACGCGCCGGACTATGCGCGGGTGGTCTATGACACGGCCCTGCGCCGCGACCTGATCCGCATCGGCGGCGAGATCATCAAGGAGGCGCCCAATCCCGAGACGCCGGCCGACGAACAGATCGAACAGGCCGAACAGACCCTGTATTCGCTGGCCGAAACGGGCAAGCCGTCGTCCGGTTTCGTCAGCTTTTCCCACGCCTTGTCCGGCGCCGTTCAGATGGCGGCCGAAGCCTATCAGCGCGAAGGCAAGCTGGCGGGGCTGGCCACCGGCCTGAACGACCTCGACCGAAAACTGGGCGGGCTGCACCCGTCCGACCTTTTGATCCTCGCCGGCCGTCCGTCGATGGGCAAGACGGCGCTCGCCACCAACATGGCCTTCAACGTGGCCCGCGCCTATCAGTGGGAACCGACGCCGGAGGGCCGCAAGACGGTCAATGGGGGCGTCGTGGCCTTTTACTCGTTGGAAATGAGCGCCGAACAGCTGGCCATGCGGATCCTGGCCGACGCCTCGGGCGTGTCCTCGGACAAGCTGCGCAAGGGCGAGATCGACGCTTCGGACTTCGGCAAGCTGCGCGACGCGGCGGTCGAGATCGGCGAGAGCCCCCTGTACATCGACGACACCGGCGGCCTGTCCATGTCCAAACTGGCCGCACGGGCGCGACGCCTGAAGCGGATGGAGCAGGGACTGGACCTGATCATCGTCGACTACCTGCAACTGATCACAACCGGCAATGCCGGCGGCCAGAAGAACCGGGTCCAGGAAGTGTCCGAGATCACCGGCGGCCTGAAGGCCCTGGCCAAGGAACTGTCGGTGCCGATCATCGCCCTGTCGCAGCTGTCGCGTCAGGTGGAACAGCGCGAAGACAAACGGCCACAACTGTCCGACCTACGCGAATCCGGCTCGATCGAGCAGGACGCCGACTGCGTGATGTTCGTCTATCGCGAAAGCTACTACCTGGGCCGGGCCGAGCCGCGCGAAGGCACCGAGGAACACCTGCAATGGCAGCAGGACATGGACCGGCTGCAAGGCCAGGCCGAGGTCGTCATCGGCAAACAACGCCACGGCCCCATCGGCATCGTCAAACTGGCCTTCGACGCCGACACCGTCCGCTTCGGCAACCTGGCGCACGGCTATGAGGAAGTCAGCTACGAATAGTTGACCTGGGCCGCGAACAGGCCCCTTGGGTGCGGATGGCCAGCGAAACCGTCTACATCCTCCAGACCTATGTTCAGGGCCGCGGCAAGGGGCTGAAGGCCGAGCCGCAGGTGGGCTGCAAGGACGCCGAGGAGGCGCGGCGCAAGGCCGAGCGGCTGGCGCCCCTGCGGCTGGGCGTGGTGGCCTTTTCGGTCTCGGCCGACACCGAGATGGGCGACTACGACGAAGAACCGACCATCATCTTCAAGTCCGGACGACTGCCCCCGCCGTTCAGCGACGAGGATTGATCGGCGTCAGGCCTTCCATCGTCGGGAAGTTGCGCCAATAAGGGCCGCCATGCCCTCCCCCGCCCTGCTGTCCGTCGATCTGAACGCGCTCGCCCGCAATTTCCACACGCTGGAGGCTCTGACGGGCGTTCCCGTGCATCCCGTGGTCAAGGCGGACGCCTATGGCCTGGGCGCCGAGGCCTGTGCGAAACGGTTGATGGCCGAAGGCGCGCGGACCTTTTTCGTGGCGCGGGCGGGCGAAGGCGCAGCCCTGCGAACGGCGTTGGGCGCCGAGCCCGTCATCTATGTGCTGGACGGATGCCATGGCGAGGCGGCGGGCCTTTTGAAGGCGGCGGACCTGCGGCCCGTGCTGAACCAGCCGGCGCAGATGAAGGCCTGGACCGAGGCCGGCGGCGGGGCTTGCGGGCTACAGATCGACACCGGCCTGAACCGGCTGGGCTTTCGCCCCGAAGACGCGCCCGAAGCCTTTGACGGGCTGAGCCTGGTCATGAGCCATCTGGCCTGCGGCGACGAACCGGATCAGCCGATGAACCGGCGCCAGCG from Brevundimonas sp. SL130 encodes the following:
- a CDS encoding replicative DNA helicase, translating into MNAFAPMPFSSSPMDSSGVASMPHNLEAEQALLGALMFDNGVFERLSDRLRGPHFYEPFHQRLFEAIEDHIRQGMLAEPTILMERFKQDPAFQEFGGLRYFADLVDRAPPAANAPDYARVVYDTALRRDLIRIGGEIIKEAPNPETPADEQIEQAEQTLYSLAETGKPSSGFVSFSHALSGAVQMAAEAYQREGKLAGLATGLNDLDRKLGGLHPSDLLILAGRPSMGKTALATNMAFNVARAYQWEPTPEGRKTVNGGVVAFYSLEMSAEQLAMRILADASGVSSDKLRKGEIDASDFGKLRDAAVEIGESPLYIDDTGGLSMSKLAARARRLKRMEQGLDLIIVDYLQLITTGNAGGQKNRVQEVSEITGGLKALAKELSVPIIALSQLSRQVEQREDKRPQLSDLRESGSIEQDADCVMFVYRESYYLGRAEPREGTEEHLQWQQDMDRLQGQAEVVIGKQRHGPIGIVKLAFDADTVRFGNLAHGYEEVSYE